Proteins from a genomic interval of Nostoc sp. TCL240-02:
- a CDS encoding ABC transporter ATP-binding protein: MSEALFCIENLRVAYPQRSGEEASWAVDDVSFTLQPGEIMGLVGESGCGKSTIGRAVMRLLPASSCVEGKVTFQGQSVLDLMPNQLRKFRGEAIALIFQDPMTRLDPLMTIGKHCIETLQAHSPELSTREAKEKALATLAKVNIPASRWNQYPHEFSGGMRQRVAIALALLLNPKLIVADEPTTSLDVTVSAQILEELTRLCGEENMGLLLISHDLAMVAEYCDRIGVMYQGKMVEMGSTETVFRQPQHEYTRSLLKAALHIQAVNDDGELIIANDSEKQLPIINKQSPILSITDLKQYYTIEPNFIERLFNTQAQTIKAVDGINLDIYPGEILGLVGESGCGKSTLSRTILQLIRPTSGKVKFLGQDLTTLSPQEIRSSRRQIQMVFQDPHACLNPAMTVGQSIADPLFIHNLAAPVKAKEQVLWMLEKVGLTPSEVYYERYPSDLSGGQQQRVAIARALITHPKLLICDEPVSMLDASVQSQVLDLMLQLKEEFELTYLFITHDLWLARFLCDRIAVMNGGKIIELGLTKTIFANPQHPYTKTLLAAAPLLARA, translated from the coding sequence ATGAGTGAAGCCTTATTCTGTATCGAAAATCTGCGAGTTGCCTATCCTCAACGGAGTGGAGAAGAGGCAAGCTGGGCGGTTGATGATGTATCTTTCACCTTGCAACCAGGTGAAATAATGGGATTAGTGGGAGAGTCAGGTTGTGGTAAGTCAACTATCGGGCGGGCAGTAATGCGTTTACTACCAGCCTCTAGTTGTGTTGAGGGAAAGGTGACATTTCAAGGACAGTCGGTGCTTGACTTGATGCCTAACCAGTTGCGGAAATTTCGAGGAGAGGCGATCGCCTTAATTTTTCAAGATCCCATGACACGCCTCGATCCGTTGATGACGATTGGTAAACATTGTATCGAAACCCTTCAGGCGCACTCACCAGAATTATCAACGCGGGAAGCCAAAGAAAAAGCACTTGCTACCTTAGCAAAGGTGAATATTCCCGCTAGTCGCTGGAATCAGTATCCCCACGAATTTAGCGGTGGAATGCGCCAACGGGTTGCGATCGCTTTAGCTTTACTCCTCAACCCTAAGTTAATTGTTGCCGATGAACCCACCACCAGTTTAGATGTCACCGTCTCCGCGCAGATATTGGAAGAATTAACTCGCCTGTGCGGTGAAGAAAATATGGGATTGTTGCTGATTTCTCACGATTTAGCAATGGTGGCTGAGTATTGCGATCGCATTGGCGTGATGTACCAGGGCAAAATGGTTGAAATGGGTTCTACAGAAACCGTCTTTAGACAACCTCAACATGAATACACGCGATCGCTTTTAAAAGCAGCTTTACACATTCAAGCAGTAAACGATGATGGAGAATTGATAATTGCCAACGACTCAGAAAAGCAATTACCGATTATTAATAAGCAATCTCCAATTTTGAGTATTACAGACCTTAAGCAATACTACACCATAGAACCTAACTTTATCGAACGACTGTTTAACACACAAGCACAGACAATAAAAGCAGTAGATGGTATCAATCTGGATATTTATCCAGGAGAAATTCTCGGCTTAGTCGGTGAATCAGGTTGTGGTAAAAGCACACTATCACGAACAATCCTGCAACTAATTCGTCCCACCAGTGGCAAAGTTAAATTTTTAGGACAAGATTTAACTACACTGTCACCTCAAGAAATTCGCTCCTCACGGCGACAAATCCAAATGGTTTTTCAAGATCCCCATGCTTGTCTCAATCCAGCGATGACTGTGGGACAAAGTATCGCCGATCCTTTATTTATCCACAATTTAGCCGCTCCTGTTAAGGCAAAAGAACAGGTTTTGTGGATGCTAGAGAAAGTTGGGTTAACACCCTCAGAAGTATATTATGAGCGTTATCCATCAGATTTATCTGGAGGGCAACAGCAAAGAGTTGCGATCGCTCGTGCTTTGATTACTCACCCTAAACTTTTGATTTGCGATGAACCTGTGAGTATGTTAGACGCTAGCGTGCAGTCGCAAGTGCTAGATTTGATGTTGCAATTAAAGGAAGAATTTGAGTTAACTTATCTATTCATCACTCACGATCTCTGGTTAGCTAGATTTTTGTGCGATCGTATTGCCGTGATGAATGGTGGCAAAATTATCGAACTCGGTCTGACAAAAACTATTTTTGCCAATCCTCAGCACCCTTATACCAAAACACTACTAGCTGCTGCCCCCTTACTAGCACGCGCCTAG
- a CDS encoding glycoside hydrolase family 15 protein, translating to MKTSTELLTRLDYYYQQIKIIILARQNPITGLLPASTAITAHGDYTDAWVRDNVYSILAVWGLGLAYRKIDDDKGRTYELEHSVIKLMRGLLFAMMRQAHKVETFKHTQSLLDGLHAKYNTATGDIVVGDDEWGHLQLDATSIYLLMLGQMTAAGLPIIYTIDEVNFVQNLVYYIGRAYRTPDYGIWERGNKINRGSAELNASSVGMAKAALEAINGLDLFGVRGSQASVIHVLPDEIARARITLESLLPRESGSKEIDAALLSIISYPAFAVEDSQLRDRTLNDIINKLAGKYGCKRFLRDGHQTVLEDNQRLHYEPWELKQFEHIECEWPLFFTYLVLDGLFCGEQEQVKKYQELLESLLIEQDGLRLLPELYYVPAENIEAEKLAPQTQPRLPNENIPLVWAQSLYFLSQMLSEGLLAVGDIDPLGRHLCVGKQRESLVQIALLAEDEDLQKKLEVHGIETQTPTQVEPIQVRKAGEFSAIYTQIGRNDKLGLTGRPVRRLRSLTTSRIFRIRGETIVFLPSFSDSQQFYLTLDYHFLLDQIRSELAYIQKYWSDLGRPTLTLMLTHTMLEAGSKALLELMQELKDGVCNGVRVKLGRLNQLMLTAGIQRIDFLPNAEFSRSPVRNAGPRCYYLAYHPEKNWRLGHTQEFQMEYETNFALLLSYLRSSENIYEQIELLQTLTRLQGMNFDTGYGGPGYPVTVADLLDEVYTKAGDLGIWAVVRRAAGLRQMVDISLSDAVTSILVRGKQIAVGKAYSEASLITVPMSHDEIADKINHFCREDIRDRVLTQEILIYLGILIRSEPELFQGLLTLRVGYLILLITSELAQELHVTQDEAYDYLMQLSPFEVKMRLRQVLTGYTGMSNLLRQQESLHVKQKESDIAWVVLPGIAEEIEVPPGGWRRFRQAEGATGRVPKDFFKQVWLLMQHCKGLVIGDKLERRNRLDSEIMLSEMTAGERNFALLVEHLLNKIEAPEYRQVNIEALIELGAIAANNPKLQIEEYIVLDVLIGHAVRLAWLENHSQRSDRYDEDKATAWRSFYNTSPRDCASYILKAFRFLTEFVKDF from the coding sequence ATGAAAACATCTACCGAATTGCTAACTCGTCTGGACTATTACTACCAGCAAATCAAGATAATTATCCTGGCTCGGCAGAATCCGATTACTGGTTTACTACCTGCGAGTACAGCGATTACAGCCCACGGCGATTATACAGATGCCTGGGTGCGAGACAACGTTTACAGCATTTTAGCAGTTTGGGGTTTAGGACTTGCATACCGCAAAATTGACGACGATAAGGGACGCACCTATGAACTAGAACACAGTGTCATCAAATTGATGCGAGGGTTATTGTTTGCGATGATGCGACAGGCTCATAAAGTAGAGACATTTAAACATACTCAGTCGCTACTAGATGGACTGCATGCCAAATATAACACCGCGACTGGTGACATTGTTGTTGGTGATGACGAATGGGGACATTTGCAACTTGATGCCACATCTATATATTTGCTGATGTTGGGGCAAATGACCGCAGCAGGATTGCCAATAATTTATACGATTGATGAAGTGAATTTCGTCCAAAATTTGGTTTACTACATTGGACGAGCTTACCGCACACCAGATTACGGCATTTGGGAACGTGGGAATAAAATTAATCGTGGTAGTGCTGAGTTAAATGCCAGTTCCGTAGGTATGGCAAAAGCTGCTTTAGAAGCTATCAACGGACTGGATTTGTTTGGTGTGCGTGGTAGTCAAGCATCAGTAATTCATGTGTTACCAGATGAAATTGCCCGCGCCCGAATTACTTTAGAATCTCTATTACCGAGGGAATCTGGTTCCAAAGAAATTGATGCAGCGCTATTGAGTATTATTAGTTATCCTGCCTTTGCAGTAGAAGACTCGCAGTTACGCGATCGCACTTTAAACGATATTATCAATAAACTTGCAGGTAAATACGGCTGCAAACGCTTTTTGCGTGATGGACACCAGACGGTTTTAGAAGATAATCAGCGCTTGCACTACGAACCGTGGGAACTCAAGCAATTTGAGCATATTGAATGCGAATGGCCGTTATTTTTCACTTATTTAGTTTTAGATGGATTATTTTGCGGTGAGCAAGAACAAGTTAAAAAATACCAAGAACTTTTAGAATCATTACTTATAGAACAAGATGGTTTGCGTTTACTGCCAGAACTATATTATGTCCCAGCCGAAAACATAGAAGCAGAAAAGTTAGCACCCCAAACGCAACCACGTTTACCCAATGAGAATATCCCTTTAGTGTGGGCGCAGAGTTTATATTTTCTTAGTCAAATGTTGAGTGAAGGATTACTAGCAGTTGGTGATATCGACCCTTTGGGAAGACATTTGTGTGTGGGAAAACAGCGCGAATCATTGGTACAAATTGCCTTGCTAGCAGAAGATGAAGATTTACAGAAAAAACTAGAAGTTCATGGCATTGAAACACAAACACCTACCCAAGTAGAACCGATTCAGGTGAGAAAAGCTGGAGAATTCTCAGCTATTTATACCCAAATTGGCCGTAATGACAAACTTGGTTTAACTGGGCGGCCAGTACGACGGCTGCGGAGTTTAACAACATCTAGAATCTTTCGGATTCGTGGGGAAACAATTGTATTTTTGCCTTCATTCTCCGACTCTCAACAGTTTTACTTAACCCTTGATTACCATTTTCTACTAGATCAAATTAGAAGCGAACTAGCTTATATTCAAAAATACTGGAGCGATTTAGGTCGTCCTACCTTGACTTTAATGTTGACGCACACCATGTTAGAAGCAGGTTCGAAAGCATTACTAGAACTGATGCAAGAACTAAAAGATGGTGTTTGTAACGGTGTGCGAGTGAAATTAGGGCGGCTAAATCAGCTAATGTTAACAGCCGGAATCCAAAGAATTGATTTTCTTCCCAATGCAGAATTCTCGCGATCGCCAGTGAGAAATGCTGGCCCACGTTGCTATTATTTGGCTTATCATCCTGAGAAAAACTGGCGCTTAGGGCATACTCAAGAATTTCAGATGGAGTATGAAACTAACTTTGCATTATTACTTTCTTATTTACGCTCATCAGAGAATATTTACGAGCAAATTGAGTTATTGCAAACCTTAACTCGCTTGCAAGGCATGAACTTTGATACGGGGTATGGCGGCCCAGGATATCCTGTCACTGTAGCCGATTTACTTGATGAAGTTTATACCAAAGCTGGAGATTTAGGCATTTGGGCGGTAGTGCGTCGGGCTGCGGGGTTGCGCCAAATGGTTGATATCAGTCTATCAGATGCAGTTACGAGTATTTTGGTAAGGGGTAAGCAAATTGCTGTAGGTAAAGCTTACAGCGAAGCGTCCTTGATTACCGTACCCATGTCTCACGATGAAATTGCCGATAAAATTAATCATTTTTGTCGTGAGGATATCCGCGATCGCGTCCTAACTCAAGAAATTTTAATCTATCTTGGTATCTTAATTCGCTCAGAACCCGAACTATTCCAAGGACTACTAACGCTGAGAGTTGGCTATCTCATCCTGCTGATAACCAGCGAACTAGCGCAGGAATTACACGTTACTCAAGATGAAGCTTACGATTACTTAATGCAACTTTCACCCTTTGAAGTGAAAATGCGCTTGCGTCAGGTATTAACTGGATATACTGGCATGAGTAACCTGTTACGCCAACAAGAATCACTGCATGTCAAGCAAAAAGAAAGTGATATTGCTTGGGTGGTGTTACCAGGAATCGCTGAAGAAATAGAAGTCCCACCAGGTGGCTGGCGACGGTTTCGCCAAGCCGAGGGTGCGACAGGGCGCGTACCAAAAGACTTTTTCAAGCAGGTTTGGCTATTAATGCAACATTGCAAGGGTCTAGTAATTGGGGATAAACTAGAGCGCCGCAATCGTTTGGATAGTGAGATCATGTTGTCCGAGATGACAGCAGGGGAAAGGAATTTTGCTCTATTAGTTGAGCATTTACTGAATAAAATCGAAGCTCCAGAATACCGCCAAGTTAATATTGAAGCATTAATCGAATTAGGAGCGATCGCAGCTAATAATCCCAAGCTGCAAATCGAAGAATATATTGTGTTAGATGTGTTGATTGGACACGCAGTGCGATTGGCGTGGCTAGAAAATCATAGTCAACGCAGCGATCGCTATGATGAGGATAAGGCGACTGCGTGGCGATCGTTTTACAATACTTCTCCCAGAGATTGCGCTAGTTATATTTTGAAAGCGTTTAGGTTCTTGACGGAATTTGTGAAGGATTTTTAA
- a CDS encoding GxxExxY protein — MRENELSGVIIGCAMRVHTALGPGLLESAYEECLDYELKKAGLNVGKQIPLPLVYCVKRISPTSNSKSRGFIKTT; from the coding sequence ATGAGAGAGAATGAGTTGAGTGGGGTGATTATTGGGTGTGCGATGAGGGTGCATACTGCTTTGGGACCTGGTTTATTGGAATCGGCTTATGAAGAGTGCTTGGATTATGAGTTGAAGAAAGCTGGATTGAATGTTGGTAAGCAAATTCCATTGCCCTTAGTTTATTGCGTTAAAAGAATATCCCCCACCTCAAATTCTAAAAGCAGGGGTTTTATTAAAACTACTTAA
- a CDS encoding YkvA family protein: MKFSIQSLYTWYRDVLRNPKYRWWVILGTLVYLVSPFDVLPDFIPVVGQIDDVFLLTLLVSEVSGLVIEGWKARKSEVGNEVPNTTDGSTSSASTIDVDAVSVK; the protein is encoded by the coding sequence ATGAAATTTTCAATCCAATCACTTTACACCTGGTATCGCGATGTGCTACGTAACCCCAAGTACCGTTGGTGGGTTATTTTAGGAACGTTGGTCTATTTGGTCAGCCCATTTGATGTTCTCCCAGATTTTATACCCGTTGTGGGACAGATTGACGATGTTTTCCTTTTGACTCTGCTAGTTTCTGAGGTGTCTGGGCTAGTAATAGAGGGCTGGAAGGCTCGTAAGAGTGAGGTGGGTAATGAAGTGCCTAATACTACTGATGGTTCTACCTCTAGTGCAAGCACTATTGATGTTGATGCTGTTTCTGTTAAGTAG